In Pyrus communis chromosome 8, drPyrComm1.1, whole genome shotgun sequence, one genomic interval encodes:
- the LOC137741775 gene encoding E3 ubiquitin-protein ligase RHF2A, protein MEVPGTEETNSSDAHLTSAAAFVEGGIQEACDDACSICLEAFCENDPSTLTGCKHEFHLQCILEWCQRSSQCPMCWQPISLKDPTGQELLEAVVQERSIRSNPPRNTTIFHHPTLGDFELQHLPMGVNDAELEERIIQHLAAAAAMGRSRHIARREGQRNRSSAQGRQQYLVFSTHPSTPPAPASSSHDQMEEGEPAPSVAVTFPSPPTNIGEELSQMTTPVHSSQSGPVAASVSGSSVSSPNQQGSSMSNRRSPSQSSPSTQDRAGPSDMQSFSDSLKARFNAVSTRYKDSISKSTKGWKERLFSRNTSMADLGSEVKREVNAGFETVSRMMERLETKDNNRVHDASVSNSLDSPVSGSDNRQISESDGETFLNDHNKPAACATGSSSN, encoded by the exons GTTCCGGGAACAGAAGAGACCAACAGTTCTGATGCCCACTTGACATCAGCAGCAGCTTTTGTGGAGGGAGGAATCCAGGAAGCCTGTGATGATGCTTGCAGTATATGCCTAGAGGCCTTCTGTGAAAATGATCCTTCTACG TTGACAGGTTGCAAGCATgaatttcatcttcagtgcatTCTTGAGTG GTGTCAGCGAAGCTCCCAATGTCCTATGTGTTGGCAACCCATCAGCTTGAAGGATCCCACTGG CCAAGAACTGCTAGAGGCAGTAGTGCAAGAGAGAAGTATTAGGTCTAATCCACCTCGAAATACTACAATATTTCATCATCCAACTCTTGGTGATTTTGAATTGCAGCAT TTACCCATGGGTGTAAATGATGCTGAACTTGAAGAGCGTATAATTCAGCACttagctgctgctgctgcaatgGGTCGTTCACGCCACATTGCCAGAAGGGAAGGACAAAGAAATAGGTCATCAGCTCAAGGTCGCCAGCAATACCTGGTCTTCTCTACCCATCCTAGCACACCTCCGGCTCCTGCTTCATCTTCCCATGATCAGATGGAAGAAGGTGAACCGGCTCCTTCAGTTGCAGTAACTTTCCCTTCGCCTCCTACGAATATAGGGGAAGAATTGTCTCAAATGACAACTCCCGTACATTCGTCACAATCTGGTCCTGTGGCTGCCTCTGTGTCTGGATCTAGTGTTTCTTCTCCAAATCAACAAGGATCTTCCATGAGCAATAG GAGGTCGCCTAGCCAGTCATCCCCAAGTACCCAAGATAGAGCTGGCCCATCAGACATGCAATCATTTTCAGACTCTCTGAAAGCTCGATTTAATGCAGTATCAACGAG ATACAAAGACTCAATTTCAAAAAGCACAAAAGGTTGGAAGGAGAGATTGTTCTCTCGCAATACTTCCATGGCAGATCTTGGTTCGGAAGTTAAAAGAGAGGTTAATGCAGGGTTTGAAACTGTATCCCGCATGATGGAGCGTCTGGAAACAAAAGACAATAACAGAGTTCATGATGCTTCTGTGTCAAATAGTTTAGACAGTCCGGTTTCTGGATCAGACAATCGACAGATATCAGAAAGTGATGGTGAAACTTTTTTAAATGACCACAATAAACCAGCTGCTTGTGCTACAGGTTCTAGTTCAAATTAG